Within Bacillus sp. E(2018), the genomic segment TTGGTGTCGTATGGAAGATTCGGCATATATAAAACACTCACAGGGAACGCTCGTATCACATCATCTAGCGAACCGATATGGTCATGATGGGGATGAGTAGCTACAACGATATCCAGATGCGTAATGCCTTCTTTTTCTAAATAAGAGATTATCTTATCCCCGTCATGTTCATCTCCGCCATCAATTAACATCGTTTGTCCATTTGGCGCTTTTATAAGAATACAGTCAGCTTGGCCAACGTCTAAAAAGTGAATCGTCAACGGATCAAACCAGTCCGCTCGAGCTTTATCAGGTACTATCGTTAACATGAACATTAAGCTCAGACAGAACACGACTAACTTGTTAATGGTCTTCAAATCTCACACCCCTTTACATCTATTTTTTCGTCCATAATGCGTAACCTTAGTTATATGTAATTAAGTTGAATTCAACAACAAAACCCGCCATCCAATACATGGATGCGGGCGATTTGTTTTTTTATGAATAGTTGTTTTCTAAAAGCTTTAAATGACTGAATACTGCTTTGAAATTTATCTAAAAATGATCTCTTCAAAAAGTTTGTTGCTATCCAATTTTTTCTTCATCGACCAGTTGACCGAAGTGCAAGGTGCGAGACTCCTGCGGGACAAGCGGTCAGGTGAGACCCTTAAAGGCACAAAGTGGCAAGGGGCTCACCGCCTGCCCCGCGGAAAGCGAGCAGCCTGGAACGGAGGTCAACTACTTTCAAAGACACCTAAGATTAAAGCTGGCTTAAATGTTCACTTCATTCTTCTTAAAAAAGCTCTTCATAGCATGATACACATCCGCTTTTTCTTTTAGGATATAATGACTAAACTTCGGATTATCCATATTCTTATACACACTCATTAAAGTAGAATGCCGATTATAGGCGTTCACTTCACCATAACCAAACATATTAGAGTGCTCCATAATCTGTTGTACGAGTTTCACACATCTTGCATTATCACTCGTAAGGTTATCTCCATCAGAGAAATGGAACGGGTAAATGTTATAACGGCTTGATGAATATTTTGTCTCGATCAACTCAAGCGCTTTGCGGTAAGCAGATGAACAGATCGTTCCACCGCTTTCACCTTTGTTAAAGAAGTCTTCCTCTGAAACAACTTTTGCCTCCGTGTGATGCGCGATAAATTCAATCTCTACTTTCTCATATTTCGACCGTAAGAAGCGTGTCATCCAGAAGAAGAAACTTCTCGCCATATACTTTTCCCAGATCCCCATCGAACCAGAAGTATCCATCATAGCGAGGACGACGGCTTTTGATTCAGGTTTAACGACTTCGTTCCATGTTTTAAAGCGAAGGTCATCGTTATGGATAGGAGCAACACTCGGCTTTCCGATCAATGCATTTCGTTTGAACGCTGTTAGAATCGTTCTTTTTTTATCCACGTTCCCCATGAGCCCTTTTTTACGAACATCATTAAATTCGATCTTTTCCATTACGATCTGGTCTTGTTCTTTTTGTTTGAGGTTAGGCAGCTCAAGTTCTTTAAACAGCATCTCTTCTAGTTCAATGATCGAAACTTCAGCTTCCGCATAATCGACACCTGGTTTGTCGCCTGCAGGTCCTTT encodes:
- the yhbH gene encoding sporulation protein YhbH, producing MSEPEKNNFVVSQENWSLHRKGYQDHQRHMEKVQEAIKNNLPDLISEENIILSNGRDVIKIPIRSMDEYKIRYNYDKNKHVGQGDGDSQVGDVVARDGRAGQSGAGKGKGPAGDKPGVDYAEAEVSIIELEEMLFKELELPNLKQKEQDQIVMEKIEFNDVRKKGLMGNVDKKRTILTAFKRNALIGKPSVAPIHNDDLRFKTWNEVVKPESKAVVLAMMDTSGSMGIWEKYMARSFFFWMTRFLRSKYEKVEIEFIAHHTEAKVVSEEDFFNKGESGGTICSSAYRKALELIETKYSSSRYNIYPFHFSDGDNLTSDNARCVKLVQQIMEHSNMFGYGEVNAYNRHSTLMSVYKNMDNPKFSHYILKEKADVYHAMKSFFKKNEVNI